One Anopheles merus strain MAF unplaced genomic scaffold, AmerM5.1 LNR4000694, whole genome shotgun sequence genomic window, ggacctgctgaaatcaattgctcctagtcaataatccattgctcgtaatcaaaaataaaggatgctagtcaagaatctattgcgactattcaaaaaaagtatgctgctagtctaaacttaattggaaaaccctgtattgcacCATAATTCTAcgctaaaaaacacaaaaactaaCGACCCATTTTGCTCGCGTTCATAAGCATCATAACAAaagaaacccaaaaaaaattagttcgatttatttgtttgttctttttcgacAATTCCATCGTGGAtatctcctttttttgttcatttttcttaGACACATTTTCTCTATCGCATGTTTCGGAATTTGCGCTTGATTGCTTTTTAATTACAGAGCTTTTACATGGATAGTTTAACTCaattgcagtttttttatgctgctCAGTGTTTAAGTTTATGTTCAAGATTATAGCctaaaatgctcatttacaCAGCTTTCTTGGCATGTTGGCTCTCTTCACATTTTTTAACCGTTCTTATATTGGAAAGTAGGTAGAGAAATCAAAGCAATTCAAGTGAGTAGTGTAATAGGTTTTAAGTTTTCCGAAAAGTAATTGCAGTGCCATAGTACATCTAGCTAGTACatttgaaaaggaaagaagTAATCGTGTAAAGAAGTTCAGTGAGTGATAAACACCAACGGACACGTGAAAAAGAGCTATCGAAAGATTAGTCTAAAAACAAGTTCAGGTAAATGCACTCAACTATAAAATTATGTATCTATAGATTTATGTACTACTGAATGAAGAGacgaatgtgttttaatgtttcgttTGATAGTGCCGTAAGCGGGTACGGACAGTTTTTACAGTGTCTACAGCTACTCTTTCCATTTCTCATTGCACGTGAAGCTTAATTGTGTAGAGGGCGGATGGATGTGACAAAGTGGCTCAAATGCAgtttacaggattttccaggggttctagCCTGGTTATAGTTATGAGACACTActtcttgactctttctaattgggaagtgaacttcacatgacggaaattggactctattgcaccctttttggaaaggttcgttggaaattcctattggatatgtccaacaagggtgctatagagtccaattcccgttACATTTTacttaagaaagagtcaataaagtgtcccacagctatgagaacgcCTGGGGAAACCCCTGCCACATTGTACACATCGAGTCTGTCATCCTTGGCCAGTTAACTAACTTACACTACACTAAAGAGTTCGATTCGATCGATTTGCAATCCTATTCAAACCGCACGTGCTCTGTTTGCGCGAAACACTATGGGCGAAATTAAATATCAGCACGAGCACGACATGCGGATAACCTAATAACCTAACCGGGGAGGTAAGAGGGGGGGGCTTTATATGTCGTGCCCAAACTTAAATGACTATATAACACGGTTTGCAAAAGCAATATCTAACGATACCATTCGGTTCACAGGGGTTTATATGGAGAGGAGCATGGAATATATTCATTTCGGCGTGTGACAGAGTATACGCAATTCAGTTTACGctacccttttacacacacacgtgtgtttTACATACGCAAAGCCTAATAAATAAGGAACATTAAATGATCATCGACAACTCAGTATCAGTTCTTCCCTTGCCACACTTTACAAGTGtgaggttgtgtgtgtgtgggtgtgtgttaggCTAAAAACTAGTCTTCTCTAGATTTTCACATTAAAATGTATATGGTAATATCGCAATATTTCGCTTATTGAAAAGCAGATTGagagcaattaaattaaatttaaaaaaaccgaaGCTTAGTATCGACATTAACGGGATTTGTTGGTTAAATCATCTTACGTGACTATCATTAAATTACCAATTCGGATTAATTATCAATGCGTTGCCAATCTTGGCGCCCGCTTCTGACAAACACGCCacaccgctgccgctgccggtgctgctggttCGCTTGCGCATTTTCTTTTCGCGCAGCGCTTTCATCGCTTCGATCGCAACGGGATTGCCGAGATCTTCCAGCTTGAGCACCAACTTGTACAGCGTCTCGATAAGCAGCAGCACATGGCGAGCTTTGCGCTGGATAGCGGCGGGCGGCGGTTCAAGTGCCGGCACGCCATTTCCGTTCAGCTGGTCGCTGCCCATCACGTCGGCGTCGATGAGCTTTCGCGGCGCTATCACACTACCGCACTGCAGCTTGCCGAGCGAATTTTGAAATTGGAGCGGGGTATACGCTCGACCACCACCCGTCGGCGCTGAGCCATCCTTTCCCTCGCTACCGCCGTTCGGGTTGGAGCGGGATTCGGAACTGCGACGTTCGCGGTTCGTGCCGAGCAGCCCGCTCTTGCCGTTCTTCGACAGCAGCGACAGTAACAGCAGCTGGGCATGCTCCTCCGGCTGGGTGAACGGATGGTTGAGCTGATTTTCGCGATAGATCCTATTATCGCCCTCGCCCTTCGCCGCTGCCAGCCGCTGCTTGTACACGGTGAAATAGTAATCGTTAAAGTAGGGTGCGTCCGAGTTGAGCTGCGTCAGCTTTATCCCGATTAGCCACTGCTTGTTGCGATTGCTCATCATGTTTGCGTACTCATCGCGCTCCTCTGGCTGCCCGCCGCCTGCAGTGCTCGATGGCATTCCATTGCCTACTCGggatcgttgctgctgctgctgctggaaatggtgctgctgcttcataaAACCCGCCCTTGGCAGGGCTACTAGCGGGGCTGCTTTGTTCACGCCATTGCCGCAAACGCTGAGCGTGCTGGCCGCAGCGAGCTGTCGGTTGAACGCGAGCAGCGGAtggttttgttgaatttcctGCACCAGCCGCTGGTTGAACTGGTTCGTCGGCAGGGGCGTCGGGCTGCGCTGCATCAAAAATGGCGGCGGCCCACCCGGCGCTGGTCCCGGATGGCGAGGAGGTAGCGGCGGTGGCGGACCCATCTGTACCGGGCCGGGGCCACCCAGAAACCCTTGCAGCGGGGAACCGTACGAGCAGCGCTGCGGGAATGCCGGATGCATCGCCAGGTTGTTGATCGGGGTCGAGTACGGTCGGGCGGCTAGCATGTTGTACGGCAGCAAACCAAGCGGAAGACGGTTCGCGTTGTTCAGCATCCTGCGACGGTCCGGGCGGGAACAGGGCAGCGGGGCCGGCGTTTCGGGCGCCCAGCAGCGAAAGCGGCGGGGTGAGCAGCGCCGGTGGTACCCGTAACGGTGGTGCTGCTACTGGCGAGGAGATCATCGGGATCGGCGGCTGCATACTCTTTACCTCCTTGGCGGGTGTGAAATGATCGCGAGCTttcactggtggtggtggttgggccGGGACCGGTGCCGGTGTGCGGAATGGTTGcagtgtctgctgctgctgctgctggtgaaatTGGTTGTGATGGTAATggagttggtgttgttgttgttgctgctgctgctgctgtgacatTTGCTTTTGCAGCATACTTTGATGCTGattttgctgatgctgatgctggatGATGGTTCGTTCAATGTCCTCCACTGACAGCATCTTCATGGGTGGAAACAAGCCCGGTGGCAGTGAGGGAGGCGGTTTTGGCGGCAGGCCACCTCCCCCGATCGGATGCGCCGGTTCCGGTGGTCGAAAGGCGCTCTGCTGTGGTGGCAGGGCAGAAAATGGCGTACCGCTGGGCCTATAATCGCTGTACGGTGGCTGCACCGGAGCCGGAACCTTCGCCGGGCTACCCCAGATGCTCGGATCCAGCCATAGCTTGTTCGCGAACTCATCGCCAATGCTTTGGGCCACCACACTGCTACGGCCGCtctcgctgttgttgttgtcgctgcTGCCCCCGTCGTCCTCATCCTCCCCAAGGAAGGAACCGGTTCGCCCCCCATTCCTGCAACTTTCCAGCCGCACGAGATGCTCGTGGATGTCCTTCCAGTCGCCCTTGTCCGCCGCACCGAACGTTTCGTCATTCAGGGCGTCATACTCCTCCTCGTCCGAGATGTCTTCTTTGCATCGGCGCCGCTGCAGCGGCGAATGCAGTTCGGCGGTGCGCCGCGGTGCTGCCTGGAAGAATCGGCgagcttcctcctcctcctactCCTCGTCGTTCTCACCCGGCAGACTGGTATCGAAGCCGAAAAAGGAATCCATCACTGGGCTTTAGCACTGCATCCGTACGAACGGTTAAGGCGTACAACACAAATCACAGTTTTCcatccagcaccaccaccacaccacacagcaAAACTGGTTCGGGCATTCGGTTTTGGGGTCGAATGTCGATGACTTATGCATGCAAGCACGTGTTGGCGGTTTAAAATAATCAGATGATCTTCACTTCATCTACAAATACCGGGTGACTAAGcgcgtaaaaaaaacaaaactgcacacaTAACGTAAGCGGCATACTTACACACACTCTTCGGTGACCCGGTCAGATTGTGCGGTATGGTGTACATCGCAAACTTGGGCAGCTGACGGGTCAGTTCAAACACGTGAAACTGCACACTGCTCGGGTAGCCGACGAACGCTTTGATGTGAATGTCCTGCGCATTGTCCTTGAGCGTCTTGAGCGGTATCAGTATGCGCGAAACGTCCTTCGTCAGGTGCGCGATCAGCGTTTCCTCCTTGAACAGCTGATCAGCAAAGATCAACACGACACGAATCGTGGTCGAGTTGTTGGTCGACACGGTGATGTCGATGTTCATATCGTTGCTATCGTAGCTGGTGGAAATGCCGATCTGTAGCCGCGTGTTGGACGGTATGATGCCGACGTTGTCCGGCACACTCTGCACCAGATTGCTTTCGCTCGTGTTGCTCAGGATTTCCTTGTTGTACTTGATGTTGTTTTCGTAGTGcttcagctcgagcagcagttTCTGTTTCTGAGTCAGCAGAGCGTTCATTTCCTCATCGGCAACGTTGTGCAACGTTAGCATGTTGACGCTTGGCGTCGTATATCCCCTTACTggcggaaaagcaaaaagagagagagagagagaaaacagggCATGAAGCACGTGTCTCATCGTGTGAGCTGCAGGAAAGGGAGGAGcaaattttcatttagtttACCCCATTTAATATTGCAATGCTCCTCAACCTACCCGCACAAATTCACGATCCGCGTACTTCGCGACGGTGTGCTGCACGGTGAAGTTACGATCCACGTCGAAGCAACGATGGTTAGCGGGAACGTTCCCGGGCGAGGTTTTCTGTTCGCCACCCGcagccgtcgccgccgcctgTCGCGACAGCACAAACTGGACATATTTTTCCGCTTGTTGAAAGTAGTCCGAGCATAGCGACTTGATCTCCTGCGAGTGTCCTTCGGCAAGGAACTCACCGTA contains:
- the LOC121602901 gene encoding Bardet-Biedl syndrome 2 protein homolog isoform X3, producing the protein MSSLCCRDRRRRRLRVANRKPRPGTFPLTIVASTWIVTSPCSTPSRIRGYTTPSVNMLTLHNVADEEMNALLTQKQKLLLELKHYENNIKYNKEILSNTSESNLVQSVPDNVGIIPSNTRLQIGISTSYDSNDMNIDITVSTNNSTTIRVVLIFADQLFKEETLIAHLTKDVSRILIPLKTLKDNAQDIHIKAFVGYPSSVQFHVFELTRQLPKFAMYTIPHNLTGSPKSVCKYAAYVMCAVLFFLRA